A genomic stretch from Solanum stenotomum isolate F172 chromosome 8, ASM1918654v1, whole genome shotgun sequence includes:
- the LOC125874124 gene encoding putative pentatricopeptide repeat-containing protein At1g12700, mitochondrial isoform X1 yields the protein MAMSRMSLRKCNGVLSISSFHISYSYFSSFSRSSEVKVKGGVGLNSSSFECLDDAVNLFRQMVRMKPLPSVVDFSKLFKTMISMKHYAAVLSLFRQMLKLGIPISDFILNSVINSYCLMHHADLGFSVLPIYLKNGIPFNNVTFTTLIRGIFAENKVKDAVELFKKLVREKICEPNEFMYATVMNGLSKRGHTQKTLSLLRLMEQGNTEPNIYIYSIVIDALCKDGNLDAAINILNEMEQKDIPPNIVTYNSIIDGLCKLGQWEKVKTLFSEMVNLNMYPDVCTFNILTDGLCKEGKVEDAEEVMKHMVEKGVEPNVITYNVIMDGYCLRGQLDRARRIFDILIDKGIEPDIFSYNILINGYCKKKKLTKAMQLFREISQKGSKPNIVTYNTILQGLFEVGRIGVAKQLFVEMVSTGPVPNLSIYHTLLDGYFKYGLVGEAMSLFNKLERNKENIDITSYNIIINGLCKNGELNKARDIFEKLSSMGLLANVRTYTTMITGFCLQGLLDEAKDMLREMEENGCFPNNVTYNVIVRGYLRCRKINEMVTFMKEMTGRGFSFDATTAELLVKDISENPSILDMIPKLHAENKK from the coding sequence ATGGCGATGAGCAGAATGTCTCTGCGGAAATGCAATGGTGTTCTCTCTATCTCTTCCTTTCATATCTcctattcttatttttcttcattttcacgCAGTAGTGAAGTAAAGGTAAAGGGTGGAGTTGGGTTAAATAGTAGCAGTTTTGAGTGTTTAGATGATGCTGTGAATCTATTCCGTCAAATGGTTAGAATGAAGCCTCTTCCTTCAGTTGTCGATTTCTCTAAATTGTTTAAGACTATGATAAGTATGAAGCATTATGCAGCTGTCCTTTCTCTTTTCCGACAAATGCTGAAATTGGGCATTCCAATTAGTGATTTCATCTTGAATAGTGTGATTAATAGTTATTGCCTGATGCATCATGCTGATCTTGGATTTTCGGTGTTACCTATTTACTTGAAGAATGGCATTCCGTTTAATAATGTTACCTTTACAACTCTAATAAGGGGAATCTTTGCTGAAAATAAGGTTAAGGATGCagttgaattgttcaaaaaattGGTGAGAGAGAAGATTTGTGAGCCCAATGAATTCATGTATGCAACTGTAATGAATGGGCTCAGCAAAAGGGGTCATACTCAGAAAACTTTAAGTTTGCTCCGGTTAATGGAACAAGGTAACACTGAGCCCAACATATATATCTACAGCATTGTTATAGATGCTCTTTGCAAAGATGGAAACTTAGATGCTGCAATCAACATTCTGAACGAGATGGAGCAGAAAGACATTCCTCCAAACATAGTCACATATAATTCAATAATTGATGGTTTGTGTAAGCTCGGTCAGTGGGAAAAGGTTAAAACTTTGTTCTCAGAGATGGTGAACCTTAATATGTATCCAGATGTGTGCACCTTCAACATACTAACAGATGGACTATGCAAAGAAGGGAAAGTTGAAGATGCCGAGGAAGTAATGAAACACATGGTTGAAAAGGGTGTTGAGCCTAATGTAATCACCTACAATGTGATAATGGATGGATATTGTTTGCGTGGTCAACTAGATAGAGCTAGGAGAATTTTTGATATCTTGATAGATAAGGGCATTGAGCCCGACATTTTTAGCTATAACATACTAATAAATGGATACTGTAAGAAAAAGAAACTCACCAAGGCCATGCAGTTGTTTCGTGAAATTTCTCAAAAGGGATCAAAGCCTAATATTGTTACCTACAATACTATCTTGCAAGGCctgtttgaagttggaagaattGGTGTTGCAAAACAATTGTTTGTTGAGATGGTATCTACTGGGCCAGTACCTAACTTATCCATTTATCACACTTTGCTTGATGGTTATTTTAAGTACGGACTTGTTGGAGAAGCTATGTCACTCTTTAATAAGTtggaaagaaacaaagaaaatattgatattaCATCTTACAATATTATCATTAATGGATTGTGTAAAAACGGTGAACTCAATAAAGCTCGCGATATTTTTGAGAAGCTTTCCTCAATGGGATTGCTTGCGAATGTGAGAACATACACTACTATGATAACTGGATTTTGTCTACAAGGGTTGTTAGATGAAGCTAAGGATATGCTTAGAGAAATGGAAGAGAACGGTTGTTTTCCAAACAATGTCACTTACAATGTTATCGTGCGAGGATATCTTAGGTGCaggaaaataaatgaaatgGTAACTTTTATGAAGGAAATGACTGGAAGGGGCTTCTCATTTGACGCAACTACAGCTGAGTTACTGGTAAAGGATATAAGTGAGAATCCTTCCATCCTTGACATGATACCAAAGCTTCACGCAGAAAACAA
- the LOC125874124 gene encoding putative pentatricopeptide repeat-containing protein At1g12700, mitochondrial isoform X3 yields MAMEMRRIFLRKCNGILSISSFHISHSYSYSSRRSKVKGRVVLNFEKLKCLDDAVTLFHQMVRMKPLPSVVDFSKLFKNMISMKHYSAVLSLFREMQKLGIQIDGVILTSVINSYCMMHCADCGFLVLPIYLKNGVSFDVVTFTTLIRGLFAENKVKDAVELFKKLVREKICEPDEVMYATVMNGLSKRGHTQKTLSLLRLMEQGNTKPKIINYNIVIDSLCKDGNLDDAIILLNEMKQKDICPDVVTYNSIIDSLCKFGQWGKVKTLFYEMVNVNIYRDVRTFNILIDGLCKDGKVEDAEEVMKQMVEKDVEPNVITYNVIMDGYCLRGQLDRARRIFDILIDKGIEPTVFSYTILINGYCKKKKIAKAMQLLCEISQKGLKPNIVTYNTILQGLFEVGRIGVAKQLFVEMVSTGPVPNLSTHNTLLDGYFKYGLVEEAMSLFNKLERKKENIDIGSYNIIINGLCKNGKLDEAYAIFEKLSSMGLLLNVRTYNTMITGFCLQGLLEEAKDMLRKMEGDNCLPNNVTYNVIVQGYLRCRKINEMVTFMNEMTGTGFSFDATTAKLLVKEISENPSILEMIPELHTEKKK; encoded by the coding sequence ATGGCAATGGAGATGAGGAGAATTTTTCTGCGGAAATGTAATGGTATTCTCTCTATCTCTTCCTTTCATATTTCAcattcttattcttattcttcACGCCGTAGTAAAGTAAAGGGTAGAGTTGtgttaaattttgagaaactCAAGTGTTTAGATGATGCTGTTACTCTCTTCCATCAAATGGTTAGAATGAAGCCTCTTCCTTCAGTTGTCGATTTCTCTAAATTATTTAAGAATATGATAAGTATGAAGCATTACTCTGCTGTCCTTTCTCTTTTTCGAGAAATGCAGAAATTGGGTATCCAAATTGATGGAGTCATTTTGACCAGTGTGATTAACAGTTATTGCATGATGCATTGTGCTGATTGTGGATTTTTGGTGTTACCCATTTACTTGAAGAATGGCGTTTCATTTGATGTTGTCACCTTTACCACCCTAATAAGGGGACTATTTGCTGAAAATAAGGTTAAAGATGCagttgaattgttcaaaaaattGGTGAGAGAGAAGATTTGTGAGCCTGATGAAGTCATGTATGCAACAGTCATGAATGGACTCAGTAAAAGGGGTCATACTCAGAAAACTTTAAGTTTGCTCCGGTTAATGGAACAAGGGAACACTAAACCCAAAATAATTAACTACAACATTGTTATAGATTCCCTTTGCAAAGATGGAAACTTAGATGATGCTATCATCCTTCTGAATGAGATGAAGCAGAAAGACATTTGTCCCGATGTAGTCACATATAATTCAATAATTGATAGTTTGTGTAAGTTTGGTCAGTGgggaaaagtaaagactttgttCTATGAGATGGTGAACGTTAATATTTATCGAGATGTGCGAACTTTCAATATACTAATAGATGGACTATGCAAAGACGGCAAAGTTGAAGATGCTGAGGAAGTAATGAAACAAATGGTTGAAAAGGATGTCGAGCCTAATGTAATCACCTACAATGTGATAATGGATGGATATTGTTTGCGTGGTCAACTAGATAGAGCTAGGAGAATTTTTGATATCTTGATAGATAAGGGCATTGAGCCTACCGTTTTTAGCTATACCATACTAATAAATGGATactgtaagaaaaaaaaaattgccaagGCCATGCAATTGCTTTGTGAAATTTCTCAAAAGGGATTAAAACCTAATATTGTTACCTACAATACTATCTTGCAAGGTctttttgaagttggaagaattGGTGTTGCAAAACAATTGTTTGTTGAGATGGTATCTACTGGGCCGGTACCTAACTTATCCACTCATAACACTTTGCTTGATGGTTATTTTAAGTATGGACTTGTTGAAGAAGCTATGTCACTCTTTAATAAgttggaaagaaagaaagaaaatattgatattgGATCTTACAATATTATCATTAATGGATTGTGTAAAAACGGTAAACTCGATGAAGCTTATGCTATTTTTGAGAAGCTTTCTTCAATGGGATTGCTTCTGAATGTGAGAACATACAATACAATGATAACTGGATTTTGTCTACAAGGGTTGTTAGAGGAAGCTAAAGATATGCTTAGAAAAATGGAGGGGGACAATTGTCTTCCAAACAATGTCACTTACAATGTTATTGTGCAAGGGTATCTTAGGTGCaggaaaataaatgaaatgGTAACTTTTATGAATGAAATGACTGGAACGGGCTTCTCATTTGACGCAACTACAGCTAAGTTACTGGTAAAGGAAATAAGTGAGAATCCTTCCATCCTTGAGATGATACCAGAGCTCCACACGGAAAAGAAGAAGTGA
- the LOC125874151 gene encoding uncharacterized protein LOC125874151 — protein MSSQDSSSQPIRRTRSQSRRNTLLNVDLNVAPPTENRDQEGDPIHVVPGDTPQGLRGASLTAGAIDVEALDDDVIISSPRAFAAAKNNSRRNQGRVIVLDVDSEDRASRGNSRNRRRRVSTNQATNNGDIYIDLEGHSCPKRVDLRSAIPAPPKEPTFSCPVCMGPLVDEMSTKCGHIFCKACIKASIAAQGKCPTCRRKLAMKDTIRVYLPTTN, from the exons ATGAGTTCCCAAGATAGTAGCTCACAACCAATTAGGCGTACAAGGTCCCAGTCGAGAAGAAATACTTTGCTAAATGTGGATCTAAATGTTGCACCGCCAACTGAGAACAGAGATCAGGAAGGAGATCCTATTCATGTTGTGCCTGGGGATACACCACAAGGACTAAGAGGTGCCTCTTTGACAGCTGGAGCAATTGATGTTGAGGCACTTGATGATGATGTGATTATATCATCCCCTAGGGCGTTTGCAGCA GCTAAGAACAACTCCAGAAGGAATCAAGGACGGGTTATTGTGCTTGATGTGGATTCTG AGGACCGTGCGTCTAGGGGTAACAGTCGCAACAGGCGTAGAAGAGTCTCTACAAATCAAGCAACAAACAATGGTGATATTTACATAGACCTAGAAGGACATAGTTGCCCAAAG AGAGTTGATCTAAGAAGTGCAATACCAGCACCACCAAAAGAGCCTACATTCAGCTGTCCAGTGTGCATGGGTCCATTAGTTGACGAGATGTCAACGAAATGTGGTCACATTTTCTGCAAGGCGTGCATAAAAGCATCCATTGCTGCTCAGGGAAAATGTCCTACGTGTAGGAGGAAACTGGCCATGAAAGACACCATAAGAGTATATCTTCCCACCACAAATTAA